Proteins co-encoded in one Trueperella abortisuis genomic window:
- the nuoI gene encoding NADH-quinone oxidoreductase subunit NuoI: MLEDNDAGRFEQPDPSLYSPTKKGPIGNFFAPVAGFGVTFSTIFRPTVTEEYPFKKVPTRPRYHGLHRLNRYADGLEKCIGCELCAWACPADAIYVEAAPNTPGAQYSPGERYGRVYQVNYLRCIFCAYCIQACPTRALTMSNDYEIAGPTREDMIYEKHQLLVPLAEGMLNPPHPMVEGTTDADYYQGAITGPTQDQIDWVKDNRPDDPSLSTARATQKAEVAQS, translated from the coding sequence ATGTTAGAAGACAACGACGCCGGGCGCTTCGAGCAACCTGACCCGTCGCTCTACAGCCCCACCAAGAAGGGCCCGATCGGCAACTTCTTCGCGCCGGTGGCCGGATTCGGCGTGACGTTTTCCACGATCTTCCGTCCCACCGTGACGGAAGAGTATCCCTTCAAAAAGGTTCCCACCCGCCCGCGCTACCACGGCCTGCACAGGCTCAACCGCTACGCGGACGGCCTAGAGAAGTGCATCGGCTGCGAACTGTGCGCCTGGGCTTGCCCGGCGGACGCCATCTACGTCGAGGCCGCGCCGAACACGCCGGGGGCGCAGTACTCCCCGGGTGAGCGCTACGGCCGCGTCTACCAGGTCAACTACCTGCGCTGCATCTTCTGCGCCTACTGCATCCAGGCATGCCCCACGCGCGCGCTGACGATGTCGAACGATTACGAGATCGCCGGCCCCACCCGCGAGGACATGATCTACGAGAAGCACCAGCTCCTCGTGCCCCTCGCCGAGGGCATGCTCAACCCGCCGCACCCGATGGTTGAGGGCACGACGGACGCCGACTACTACCAGGGCGCCATCACCGGGCCGACGCAGGACCAGATCGACTGGGTCAAGGACAACCGACCCGACGATCCCTCGCTCTCCACGGCGCGGGCTACCCAGAAAGCTGAGGTCGCACAGTCATGA
- the nuoH gene encoding NADH-quinone oxidoreductase subunit NuoH — MNLYTVGGVAADFSQDTWWIWVIKAVVIVLFLIFSVIFALWFERRLLAKMQNRLGPNTVGPLGLGQSFPDALKLILKEDFWLGGADKVIYAVAPAISATCAFVVMAVIPVGPNVSMFGIHTPIQLADSPVAMLFVLAAAALGEYGLVLGGWSAKSTLPLYGSVRAATQMISYELAEGLSLVTVFIAASTMSTSGIVESQAGLWNVILLMPAFMIFLVTMFGGTNRLPFDLTEAEGEIVAGAHLEYSSMKFGWFYLAEYVNMLNMSMLVTTLFFGGYRSGPILTWLFGLWGGDPNVGWFPVLVFICKLWTFMGLFVWVRGTLLRFRYDQFMHLGWKGLIPAALGWLAIVMAVVGINMVVAINMVPVLTILAIGYSLILLIWAFGDDSVKKTQQEIIEERESQEFDGFENGYPVPPLPGQHLPPSPRARNRSAIDTQTIEEA; from the coding sequence GTGAATCTCTATACCGTTGGCGGAGTCGCTGCAGACTTCTCGCAAGACACGTGGTGGATCTGGGTGATCAAGGCGGTCGTGATCGTCCTGTTCCTCATCTTCTCGGTGATCTTCGCGCTGTGGTTCGAGCGCCGACTCCTCGCCAAAATGCAGAACCGTCTCGGCCCGAACACCGTGGGCCCGCTCGGTCTGGGGCAGTCCTTCCCGGACGCGCTCAAGCTGATCCTCAAGGAAGACTTCTGGCTCGGCGGAGCGGATAAGGTCATTTACGCGGTCGCGCCGGCCATTTCGGCCACCTGCGCGTTCGTGGTGATGGCGGTCATCCCGGTTGGTCCGAACGTGTCGATGTTCGGCATCCACACCCCGATCCAGCTGGCCGACTCGCCGGTGGCGATGCTTTTCGTGCTCGCGGCTGCGGCGCTTGGAGAATACGGTCTGGTGCTCGGCGGCTGGTCCGCGAAGTCCACCCTGCCGCTGTACGGCTCGGTTCGCGCGGCCACCCAGATGATCTCCTACGAGCTGGCAGAGGGCCTGTCGCTGGTCACGGTCTTCATCGCGGCCTCCACGATGTCCACCTCGGGCATCGTCGAGTCCCAGGCGGGACTGTGGAACGTCATCCTCCTCATGCCGGCCTTCATGATCTTCCTCGTGACCATGTTCGGCGGCACCAACCGCCTACCCTTCGACCTGACCGAGGCAGAGGGCGAGATCGTCGCGGGCGCCCACCTGGAGTACTCCTCCATGAAGTTTGGCTGGTTCTACCTGGCCGAATACGTCAACATGCTCAACATGTCGATGCTGGTCACCACCCTGTTCTTCGGCGGCTACCGCTCGGGTCCGATCCTGACCTGGCTGTTTGGCCTGTGGGGTGGGGATCCGAACGTCGGCTGGTTCCCGGTGCTCGTCTTCATCTGCAAGCTGTGGACATTCATGGGCCTGTTCGTTTGGGTTCGCGGCACGCTGCTGCGCTTCCGCTACGACCAGTTCATGCACCTGGGCTGGAAGGGCCTCATCCCCGCGGCCTTGGGCTGGCTGGCGATCGTCATGGCCGTCGTCGGCATCAACATGGTCGTCGCGATCAACATGGTCCCGGTGCTCACCATCCTCGCCATCGGCTACTCGCTCATCCTGCTCATCTGGGCATTCGGCGATGATTCGGTGAAGAAGACCCAGCAGGAGATCATCGAAGAGCGCGAGTCGCAGGAGTTCGACGGCTTCGAGAACGGCTACCCCGTCCCGCCGCTGCCCGGCCAGCACCTTCCGCCGTCGCCGCGTGCGCGCAACCGTTCGGCGATCGACACGCAGACTATTGAGGAGGCCTAA
- a CDS encoding NADH-quinone oxidoreductase subunit G — MTTTDHAPVDLVTIKVDGKEVSVPKGTLIIRAAEKIGVHIPRFCDHPLLAPVAACRQCLVEVATPNREGVVAKMPKPQPACAVTVSPNMEVFTAASSEVAKKAQHGVMEFLLINHPMDCPVCDKGGECPLQNQAMTDGRGESRFIDIKRTYPKPISVSSQILLDRDRCILCQRCTRFSTQIAGDPFIQLQGRGGGHAGRDTHGLHGSQIGNFDASVLDFAVEGGQAPAVENGYSGPDGDSGREVGFSAGPVAVGEMDVTGKPFSSYFSGNVIQICPVGALTSAAYRFRARPFDLVSVPSVTEHDASGSAIRVDYRRGTVVRRMAQEDMDVNEAWITDKDRFAFRWQTGPDRLTYPRIAGQEGPISWFEALQAAADGLKAAKGVGVITGGRLPLEDAYAYAKFARVALGTNDIDFRTRRGSAEEDQFLAAHVAGTELGVTYADIERAGHVLTVGLEAEDEIGSVFLRLRKGVLAKTTSVTVISAYKTLGTEKMDARFLPAVPGTEAEVLDAIADGGAAGFGEAFADLSKDGSVILVGERAADAPGALSAAARLAKRTGARLAWIPRRAGDRGAVDAGAMANLLPGGRPVADADARIDTAAVWGVDSLPATPGRNTEQILAAAAAGELGAILLAGVELADLPAGAEQALRNAFVVQLEVRDTETTALADVVLPVAPTAEKGGTFVNWEGRLRPFGQTLVSKSLPDRKVLAELAAEMGVDLGLETLAGVVEEMAELRRWDGARAEMPNEAPAPAPTVGAGQAVLASWKQMIDAGALLSGEPHLAKTARKPVAVMSPATAKKAGVTSAVTITGPAGSLSLDVVVLDMPDAVVWIPQNSVGCAIASLGSRAGDVVAIQSEVTK, encoded by the coding sequence ATGACAACCACTGATCACGCACCCGTCGATCTTGTCACGATCAAGGTTGACGGCAAGGAGGTCTCCGTTCCGAAGGGGACGCTGATTATCCGTGCCGCCGAGAAGATCGGTGTTCACATCCCGCGTTTCTGTGACCACCCACTGCTCGCGCCGGTGGCGGCTTGCCGCCAGTGCCTGGTGGAGGTGGCCACGCCGAACCGCGAGGGCGTGGTGGCGAAGATGCCCAAGCCGCAGCCGGCGTGCGCGGTGACGGTATCGCCGAACATGGAGGTCTTCACGGCCGCCTCGTCGGAGGTGGCAAAGAAGGCCCAGCACGGCGTCATGGAGTTCCTGCTCATCAACCACCCGATGGATTGCCCGGTCTGTGACAAGGGCGGCGAGTGCCCGCTGCAGAACCAGGCGATGACGGATGGGCGCGGCGAGTCGCGCTTCATCGACATTAAGCGCACCTATCCCAAGCCGATCTCCGTCTCCTCGCAGATCCTGCTTGACCGCGATCGTTGCATCCTGTGCCAGCGGTGCACGCGCTTCTCCACCCAGATCGCGGGTGACCCGTTCATCCAGTTGCAGGGCCGCGGTGGCGGCCACGCCGGGCGCGATACTCACGGTCTGCACGGCTCGCAGATCGGCAACTTCGATGCCTCGGTCCTCGATTTTGCGGTCGAGGGCGGCCAGGCCCCGGCGGTGGAGAATGGCTACTCGGGTCCGGACGGCGATTCTGGCCGCGAGGTCGGCTTCTCGGCCGGCCCGGTCGCAGTGGGCGAGATGGACGTGACGGGTAAGCCGTTCTCGTCCTACTTCTCGGGCAACGTCATCCAGATCTGCCCGGTGGGCGCGCTGACGTCGGCGGCCTACCGCTTCCGCGCTCGGCCGTTCGACCTCGTCTCCGTCCCATCGGTCACCGAGCACGACGCCTCCGGCTCCGCCATCCGCGTGGACTACCGGCGTGGCACCGTGGTGCGCCGCATGGCGCAGGAGGACATGGACGTCAACGAGGCATGGATCACCGACAAGGACCGTTTCGCTTTCCGCTGGCAGACCGGCCCGGATCGCCTCACCTATCCGCGCATTGCAGGGCAGGAGGGTCCGATCTCCTGGTTCGAGGCTCTCCAGGCTGCGGCGGACGGGCTCAAGGCGGCGAAGGGGGTGGGCGTCATTACCGGCGGCCGCCTTCCTCTCGAGGATGCCTACGCCTACGCCAAGTTCGCGCGCGTGGCCCTCGGCACGAACGATATCGACTTCCGCACCCGCCGCGGCAGCGCCGAGGAGGACCAGTTCCTCGCGGCGCACGTGGCGGGCACCGAGCTCGGCGTGACCTACGCCGACATCGAGCGCGCCGGACACGTCCTGACAGTGGGCCTGGAGGCGGAGGACGAGATCGGCTCGGTCTTCCTGCGCCTGCGTAAGGGCGTCCTGGCCAAGACGACGTCGGTGACCGTCATTTCCGCCTACAAGACGTTGGGCACCGAGAAGATGGACGCCCGCTTCCTTCCGGCTGTTCCGGGCACGGAGGCCGAGGTACTGGACGCGATCGCCGACGGCGGCGCGGCCGGCTTTGGCGAGGCGTTCGCCGATCTGTCCAAGGACGGCTCCGTCATCCTCGTGGGTGAGCGGGCGGCCGACGCGCCGGGCGCGCTGTCCGCCGCCGCCCGGCTGGCGAAGCGCACGGGTGCCCGGCTCGCGTGGATTCCCCGCCGAGCGGGTGATCGCGGCGCAGTCGACGCCGGCGCCATGGCGAACCTCCTGCCCGGCGGCCGCCCCGTGGCCGACGCCGATGCCCGCATCGACACTGCCGCCGTGTGGGGCGTGGACTCGCTTCCCGCCACCCCGGGGCGCAACACCGAGCAGATCCTGGCCGCGGCCGCGGCGGGCGAGCTCGGCGCGATCCTGCTCGCAGGCGTGGAGCTCGCCGACCTGCCGGCCGGCGCCGAGCAGGCCCTGCGCAACGCTTTCGTCGTCCAGCTCGAGGTCCGTGACACCGAGACCACCGCGCTTGCCGACGTCGTCCTCCCCGTGGCACCCACGGCTGAGAAGGGCGGCACATTCGTCAACTGGGAGGGTCGCCTGCGCCCCTTCGGCCAGACGCTCGTCTCCAAGAGCCTGCCCGATCGCAAGGTTCTCGCCGAACTCGCCGCCGAGATGGGGGTCGACCTCGGGCTCGAGACGCTTGCCGGCGTCGTCGAGGAGATGGCCGAGCTACGCCGCTGGGACGGCGCGCGCGCCGAGATGCCCAACGAGGCTCCGGCACCCGCACCGACCGTTGGCGCCGGTCAGGCCGTGCTGGCATCCTGGAAGCAGATGATTGACGCGGGCGCGCTGCTGAGCGGCGAGCCCCACCTGGCCAAGACGGCACGCAAGCCGGTAGCCGTCATGAGCCCCGCCACCGCGAAGAAGGCCGGCGTGACCAGCGCGGTGACGATCACGGGCCCGGCTGGCTCGCTGAGCCTCGACGTCGTCGTGCTTGACATGCCCGACGCCGTGGTCTGGATCCCGCAGAACTCAGTCGGGTGCGCCATCGCCTCGCTCGGAAGCCGCGCCGGCGACGTCGTCGCGATTCAATCGGAGGTAACGAAGTGA
- the nuoF gene encoding NADH-quinone oxidoreductase subunit NuoF, giving the protein MTEFSPAGTLAPVLSDNWDKERSWTLETYRNNGGYKAIEKAWEMAKEDGAITNLVKASGLRGRGGAGFPTGLKWSFLPAPDGGPRYLVVNADESEPGTCKDMPFLMANPHLLVEGMMICMLAIGGHHGFIYLRGEVVHVYRRLLAAVREAREAGLLGKGLGPNGDYDLDITVHAGAGAYICGEETALLDSLEGFRGQPRLKPPFPAVEGLYARPTVVNNVESIASVPGIINNGAEWFQAMGADTKNSRGHGIFSISGHVKYPGQYEAPFGITMRELLEMAGGIREGHELKFYAVGGSSAPLCTPDHLDVPLGYDEVAASGSMLATRAIQVFDETVSVVRVVSRWTDFYQHESCGKCTPCREGTYWMRQLMHRFEAGKAREGEIELLHEIADNIAGRSFCALGDAAATPIRSAIGLFRSEFEAGYTTPAVELFPPENSVLFREVGVQ; this is encoded by the coding sequence ATGACTGAGTTTTCACCCGCAGGAACACTCGCCCCGGTCCTGTCCGATAACTGGGACAAGGAACGTTCATGGACGCTCGAGACCTACCGCAACAATGGCGGATACAAGGCCATCGAGAAGGCCTGGGAGATGGCGAAGGAAGACGGCGCGATCACGAACCTGGTCAAGGCCTCCGGCCTGCGCGGCCGCGGCGGCGCGGGCTTCCCCACCGGCCTGAAGTGGTCCTTCCTTCCCGCACCCGACGGCGGGCCGCGCTACCTCGTGGTCAATGCCGACGAGTCGGAGCCGGGCACCTGTAAGGACATGCCGTTCCTCATGGCCAACCCCCACCTGCTGGTGGAGGGCATGATGATCTGCATGCTGGCCATCGGTGGCCATCACGGCTTCATCTACCTGCGTGGCGAGGTTGTCCACGTTTACCGCCGCCTGCTCGCCGCGGTCCGCGAGGCCCGCGAGGCCGGGCTGCTCGGGAAGGGGCTCGGGCCGAACGGCGACTACGACCTGGACATCACGGTCCACGCCGGTGCCGGCGCCTACATCTGTGGCGAGGAGACCGCCCTGCTCGACTCGCTCGAGGGTTTTCGCGGCCAGCCGCGCCTGAAGCCGCCGTTCCCGGCGGTCGAGGGCCTGTATGCCCGCCCCACGGTGGTCAACAACGTCGAGTCGATCGCCTCGGTTCCCGGCATCATCAACAACGGCGCCGAGTGGTTCCAGGCGATGGGTGCCGACACGAAGAACTCTCGCGGCCACGGCATTTTCTCGATCTCCGGCCACGTGAAATACCCCGGCCAGTACGAGGCGCCGTTCGGCATCACGATGCGCGAGCTGCTCGAGATGGCCGGCGGCATCCGCGAGGGTCACGAGCTGAAGTTCTACGCGGTGGGCGGCTCCTCGGCGCCGCTGTGTACCCCCGACCACCTCGACGTTCCCCTCGGCTACGACGAGGTCGCGGCCTCCGGCTCGATGCTTGCCACCCGCGCCATCCAGGTCTTTGACGAGACGGTTTCGGTGGTTCGCGTCGTGTCCCGCTGGACCGACTTTTACCAGCACGAATCGTGTGGTAAGTGCACGCCGTGCCGGGAGGGCACGTACTGGATGCGCCAGCTCATGCATCGCTTCGAGGCCGGCAAGGCCCGCGAGGGCGAGATCGAGCTCCTTCACGAGATCGCCGACAACATTGCCGGGCGTTCCTTCTGTGCACTCGGCGACGCCGCGGCCACCCCGATTCGTTCCGCGATCGGCCTGTTCCGGTCGGAGTTTGAGGCTGGTTACACGACGCCGGCAGTCGAGCTCTTCCCGCCTGAGAATTCCGTCCTGTTTCGCGAAGTAGGTGTTCAATGA
- the nuoE gene encoding NADH-quinone oxidoreductase subunit NuoE: MATNYTPEVEARLRADAAEVVSRYPQPRSAIMPLLHLIQSEDGFCSPRGITLVADILDLSRAQVSAVATFYSQYRRHPNGEYNVGVCTNALCAVMGGDEIWDELTEYVGVGHDQTTEDGKITLEQLECNAGCDYAPVIMVNWEFFDNQTPASAKQIVDDIRAGRDIHPTRGPEKVHTFKEISRVLAGFEDGHVDEGPAAGEASLRGLKIAREHGWTAPKAVEETK, translated from the coding sequence ATGGCAACCAACTACACGCCAGAAGTCGAGGCGCGTCTTCGCGCCGACGCCGCCGAGGTCGTCTCGCGTTACCCGCAGCCGCGTTCGGCGATCATGCCGTTGCTGCACCTCATTCAGTCCGAAGATGGGTTCTGCTCGCCGCGCGGCATCACGCTGGTGGCCGACATCCTCGACCTGTCGCGCGCCCAGGTCTCCGCAGTGGCGACCTTCTACTCGCAGTATCGGCGCCACCCCAACGGCGAATACAACGTGGGCGTGTGCACGAACGCGCTGTGTGCCGTCATGGGCGGCGACGAGATCTGGGATGAGCTCACCGAGTACGTCGGCGTAGGGCACGACCAGACCACGGAAGACGGTAAGATCACGCTCGAGCAGCTCGAGTGCAACGCCGGGTGCGACTACGCGCCGGTGATCATGGTCAACTGGGAGTTCTTCGACAACCAGACCCCGGCCTCCGCCAAGCAGATTGTGGATGACATCCGCGCGGGCAGGGACATCCACCCCACCCGCGGCCCGGAGAAGGTTCATACCTTCAAGGAGATTTCCCGCGTGCTGGCCGGCTTTGAAGACGGCCACGTCGACGAGGGCCCGGCGGCTGGCGAAGCCTCGTTGCGCGGCCTGAAGATCGCCCGTGAGCACGGCTGGACCGCGCCGAAGGCAGTGGAGGAGACGAAATGA
- a CDS encoding NADH-quinone oxidoreductase subunit D, which translates to MENAKIYEAVGGDWGDIAKDAEELGEEHIVVNLGPVHPSTHGVLRVQVELDGERVNEVRAATGFLHTGIEKNMEYRTWTQGVAYCTRMDYVAPTFQEVGYCMAVEKLLGIEDQIPERAQAIRVLLMELTRISSHIVGIGSGGNELGATTMLTLTFRLREDILRIMEDITGLRMNNEFIRPGGVLEDLPEGGIDYIRELLPGIRNTISEMQDLTMANPIFLKRHVDVAVSPLSALMALSMTGPSVRAAGVPWDLRKTQPYCGYDKYEFDVPVADKCDAYNRIKVKFEECYQSIRIIYQVLDELEKSAGQPVMIDDKKIAWPAQLSIASDGQGTSPEHVRHIMTESMESLIHHFKLVTEGFRVPPGQVYTAIEHAKGVLGVHLVSSGGTRPYRAHFRDPGYNNLQSLALMAEGGLLADLIIALAAVDPVMGGVDR; encoded by the coding sequence ATGGAGAACGCCAAGATCTACGAGGCGGTCGGCGGGGATTGGGGCGATATTGCCAAGGATGCCGAGGAGCTCGGCGAAGAGCACATCGTCGTCAACCTCGGCCCGGTTCACCCCTCCACCCACGGCGTGCTCCGAGTCCAGGTTGAGCTCGACGGCGAGCGCGTCAACGAAGTGCGCGCCGCTACCGGCTTCCTCCATACCGGCATCGAGAAGAACATGGAGTACCGCACGTGGACCCAGGGCGTGGCCTACTGCACTCGCATGGACTACGTGGCGCCGACCTTCCAGGAGGTTGGCTATTGCATGGCGGTGGAGAAACTGCTGGGCATCGAGGACCAGATCCCCGAGCGCGCCCAGGCTATCCGGGTTCTGCTCATGGAGCTCACCCGCATCAGCTCCCACATTGTGGGCATCGGCTCTGGCGGTAACGAGCTTGGTGCGACGACGATGCTGACGCTGACCTTCCGCCTGCGCGAGGACATCCTCCGCATCATGGAGGACATCACCGGCCTGCGCATGAACAACGAGTTCATCCGCCCCGGCGGCGTCCTTGAGGATCTGCCCGAGGGCGGCATCGACTACATCCGCGAGCTGCTGCCCGGGATCCGCAACACGATCTCGGAGATGCAGGACCTGACGATGGCCAACCCGATCTTCTTGAAGCGCCACGTCGACGTCGCGGTCTCCCCGCTGTCGGCGCTCATGGCGCTGTCGATGACGGGCCCGTCGGTGCGTGCCGCGGGCGTGCCGTGGGATCTGCGCAAGACCCAGCCGTACTGCGGCTACGACAAGTACGAGTTTGACGTGCCCGTGGCCGACAAGTGCGACGCCTACAACCGCATCAAGGTCAAGTTCGAGGAGTGCTACCAGTCGATCCGCATCATCTACCAGGTGCTGGACGAACTGGAGAAGAGCGCCGGCCAGCCCGTCATGATTGACGACAAGAAGATCGCTTGGCCCGCGCAGCTTTCCATCGCCTCCGATGGCCAGGGCACCAGCCCGGAGCACGTGCGCCACATCATGACCGAGTCGATGGAGTCCCTCATTCACCACTTTAAGCTGGTCACCGAGGGCTTCCGGGTTCCGCCCGGCCAGGTGTACACGGCCATCGAGCACGCCAAGGGCGTCCTCGGCGTGCACCTGGTCTCGTCCGGTGGCACGCGCCCCTACCGCGCGCACTTCCGCGATCCGGGCTATAACAACCTGCAATCGTTGGCGCTGATGGCGGAGGGTGGCCTGCTGGCCGACCTCATCATCGCGCTGGCCGCCGTCGATCCCGTGATGGGAGGAGTGGACCGCTAA
- a CDS encoding NADH-quinone oxidoreductase subunit C translates to MVPSATVGASVVAARKGLWGVKDTGDTTGFSGNEEVAVVAPPAARPYGGWFDEVVDIIIELAQADGLTEGDVIEKVSVDRGQLVIFVKREHLPRVARYLRDDQDLRFEMCLGVSAVHYPMDKGRELHGYFPFFSITHNRMIALEVTCPDDDPHMPSICSVYPGDDWSEREAFDLMGIIFDGHPGLARSAMPDDWVGHPQRKDYPLGGVPVEYKGAVIPPPDTRREYN, encoded by the coding sequence ATGGTGCCAAGCGCGACGGTCGGCGCTTCCGTCGTCGCCGCCCGCAAGGGCTTGTGGGGCGTGAAGGATACCGGTGACACCACCGGTTTTTCCGGGAACGAAGAGGTCGCCGTCGTCGCCCCGCCGGCCGCCCGTCCGTACGGCGGCTGGTTCGACGAGGTGGTAGACATCATCATCGAGCTCGCCCAGGCCGATGGCCTGACGGAGGGCGACGTCATTGAGAAGGTTTCGGTGGACCGCGGCCAGCTGGTCATCTTCGTCAAGCGCGAGCACCTGCCGCGCGTTGCGCGTTACCTGCGCGACGACCAAGACCTGCGTTTTGAGATGTGCCTGGGCGTCTCGGCCGTCCACTACCCGATGGACAAGGGGCGCGAGCTGCACGGCTACTTCCCGTTCTTCTCCATCACCCACAACCGCATGATCGCCCTCGAGGTCACCTGCCCCGACGACGATCCGCACATGCCCTCCATCTGCTCGGTCTACCCGGGCGACGACTGGTCCGAGCGCGAGGCCTTCGATCTGATGGGCATCATTTTCGACGGGCACCCCGGCCTGGCCCGCTCGGCGATGCCTGATGACTGGGTCGGCCATCCGCAGCGTAAGGACTACCCGCTTGGCGGGGTCCCGGTTGAGTATAAGGGCGCAGTTATTCCGCCGCCGGATACACGGAGGGAGTACAACTAA
- a CDS encoding NADH-quinone oxidoreductase subunit B yields MGIEEKASGKLLTGIEAVGGWAQARSLWPVTMGLACCAIEMMSFGAVRYDAARIGMEVFRASPRHADLMLVSGRVSHKMAPVVRNIYDELAEPKWVISMGVCASSGGMFNNYAILQGIDHLVPVDIYLPGCPPRPEMLINAIFELRKHHVEGRPIGEHRKEIARKAEEAALAAIPVEEKKGLLA; encoded by the coding sequence ATGGGAATTGAAGAAAAGGCATCCGGCAAGCTGCTGACGGGCATCGAGGCCGTCGGCGGGTGGGCGCAGGCTCGCTCGCTGTGGCCGGTCACCATGGGCCTTGCATGCTGCGCCATTGAGATGATGTCGTTCGGCGCGGTCCGCTACGACGCGGCGCGTATCGGCATGGAGGTCTTCCGCGCCTCGCCGCGTCACGCGGATCTCATGCTCGTCTCCGGGCGCGTGAGCCACAAGATGGCCCCCGTCGTTCGCAACATTTACGACGAGCTGGCCGAGCCCAAGTGGGTCATCTCGATGGGCGTGTGCGCATCCTCGGGCGGCATGTTCAACAACTACGCGATCCTGCAGGGCATCGACCACCTCGTGCCGGTCGACATCTACCTGCCCGGCTGCCCGCCGCGCCCGGAGATGCTTATCAACGCGATCTTCGAGTTGCGCAAGCACCACGTTGAGGGCCGGCCGATCGGCGAACACCGCAAGGAGATCGCGCGCAAGGCCGAGGAGGCCGCGCTTGCGGCGATCCCCGTTGAAGAGAAGAAGGGACTGCTGGCGTGA
- a CDS encoding NADH-quinone oxidoreductase subunit A produces MYSYVPLLVMIIAGGVVAVAGLLVSAIIGPKRYNRVKVANYECGLEATPNAGHEGRFPIKYFLTAMTFIIFDIEVVFLYPWAVSAGHLGLVGVISIAVFVFLITVPFIYEWRRGGLEWE; encoded by the coding sequence ATGTATTCGTATGTTCCGCTTCTCGTGATGATCATTGCCGGTGGCGTGGTCGCGGTCGCCGGCCTTCTGGTCTCGGCGATCATCGGCCCCAAGCGCTACAACCGCGTCAAGGTCGCGAACTACGAGTGCGGCCTTGAAGCCACCCCGAACGCGGGTCACGAAGGCCGCTTCCCGATCAAGTATTTCTTGACGGCCATGACCTTCATCATTTTCGACATCGAGGTCGTCTTCCTCTACCCGTGGGCGGTCTCGGCCGGCCATCTTGGGCTGGTGGGCGTCATCTCGATCGCCGTCTTTGTTTTCCTCATCACCGTCCCCTTCATTTACGAATGGCGGCGTGGCGGCCTGGAGTGGGAGTGA